The proteins below are encoded in one region of Homo sapiens chromosome 2, GRCh38.p14 Primary Assembly:
- the FTCDNL1 gene encoding formiminotransferase N-terminal subdomain-containing protein isoform X15: protein MSSSRVGLRLAACLLNVSEAGRKYIVENIAKAALLDKNGKKHPQVSVLNIFSDQDYKRSVITIATSVDKLVDKRNQA, encoded by the exons ATGTCTTCTTCCAGAGTGGGGCTCCGTTTGGCTGCCTGTTTACTAAACGTTTCAGAAGCCGGAAGAAAATACATTGTTGAGAACATAGCAAAAGCAGCTCTTCTTGACAAAAATG GAAAGAAACATCCTCAAGTTTCAGTGCTCAATATATTTTCCGATCAAGACTACAAGAGATCAGTCATTACAATAGCAACTTCTGTTGATAAGTTGG
- the FTCDNL1 gene encoding formiminotransferase N-terminal subdomain-containing protein isoform X10 encodes MSSSRVGLRLAACLLNVSEAGRKYIVENIAKAALLDKNGKKHPQVSVLNIFSDQDYKRSVITIATSVDKLGSSVLAACLEAFQAIDMEVQEGIHPCLGAVDLIPIYPLSGVTVE; translated from the exons ATGTCTTCTTCCAGAGTGGGGCTCCGTTTGGCTGCCTGTTTACTAAACGTTTCAGAAGCCGGAAGAAAATACATTGTTGAGAACATAGCAAAAGCAGCTCTTCTTGACAAAAATG GAAAGAAACATCCTCAAGTTTCAGTGCTCAATATATTTTCCGATCAAGACTACAAGAGATCAGTCATTACAATAGCAACTTCTGTTGATAAGTTGG gcAGTTCTGTTCTGGCTGCCTGCCTAGAGGCCTTCCAGGCTATCGATATGGAAGTTCAAGAGGGAATCCACCCTTGCCTGGGAGCAGTGGACTTGATTCCGATTTACCCTCTCTCTGGTGTCACAGTGGAATAG
- the FTCDNL1 gene encoding formiminotransferase N-terminal subdomain-containing protein isoform X16: MSSSRVGLRLAACLLNVSEAGRKYIVENIAKAALLDKNGKKHPQVSVLNIFSDQDYKRSVITIATSVDKLACFRAL, encoded by the exons ATGTCTTCTTCCAGAGTGGGGCTCCGTTTGGCTGCCTGTTTACTAAACGTTTCAGAAGCCGGAAGAAAATACATTGTTGAGAACATAGCAAAAGCAGCTCTTCTTGACAAAAATG GAAAGAAACATCCTCAAGTTTCAGTGCTCAATATATTTTCCGATCAAGACTACAAGAGATCAGTCATTACAATAGCAACTTCTGTTGATAAGTTGG
- the FTCDNL1 gene encoding formiminotransferase N-terminal subdomain-containing protein isoform X18, whose protein sequence is MSSSRVGLRLAACLLNVSEAGRKYIVENIAKAALLDKNGKKHPQVSVLNIFSDQDYKRSVITIATSVDKLG, encoded by the exons ATGTCTTCTTCCAGAGTGGGGCTCCGTTTGGCTGCCTGTTTACTAAACGTTTCAGAAGCCGGAAGAAAATACATTGTTGAGAACATAGCAAAAGCAGCTCTTCTTGACAAAAATG GAAAGAAACATCCTCAAGTTTCAGTGCTCAATATATTTTCCGATCAAGACTACAAGAGATCAGTCATTACAATAGCAACTTCTGTTGATAAGTTGG
- the FTCDNL1 gene encoding formiminotransferase N-terminal subdomain-containing protein isoform X17, whose product MSSSRVGLRLAACLLNVSEAGRKYIVENIAKAALLDKNGKKHPQVSVLNIFSDQDYKRSVITIATSVDKLGYK is encoded by the exons ATGTCTTCTTCCAGAGTGGGGCTCCGTTTGGCTGCCTGTTTACTAAACGTTTCAGAAGCCGGAAGAAAATACATTGTTGAGAACATAGCAAAAGCAGCTCTTCTTGACAAAAATG GAAAGAAACATCCTCAAGTTTCAGTGCTCAATATATTTTCCGATCAAGACTACAAGAGATCAGTCATTACAATAGCAACTTCTGTTGATAAGTTGG